In the genome of Crassaminicella thermophila, the window ATTAAAGCAAGCGATAAAAGACAAAAAAGGAATTACTAGATATGCGACTGTATTTACACCAATGGATGAGGCTTTATCTATGGTATCAGTTGATTTTAGTGGAAGATCTTATTTGCATTTTGGGGTGAATTTTGAAAGAGAATATGTTGGCAAATTTGAAACTGAATTAGTAGAAGAATTTTTCAGAGCTTTTGTAAACAATGCAGAAATTACATTGCACATAAATTTACAGTATGGAAAAAATACACATCATATAGTTGAGTCTATTTTTAAAGGATTAGGAAGAGCTATAGATAAGGCAACTATGGTTCTGGATAGAATTGATGGTGTATTATCTACAAAGGGTTATTTGTAGTAAGGGGAGATATGTATGATTGCTATTATTGACTATGGTGTAGGAAATTTAAAAAGTGTATATAAGGCACTTATCAAGTTAGGGTTTAAAGCACAGATTACTGCTAAAGAAGAAGATATAAATAAAAGCAATGGAATTATTTTGCCAGGGGTTGGAGCTTTTAGAGATGCTATAAATCATTTAATAGATAGTGGATTGATAGATTGTTTGAAAAAGAACATATATAGTGGGAAGCCTATTTTAGGAATATGTTTAGGGATGCAGCTTCTTTATGATAAAAGCTATGAAGATGGAGAATGGGATGGATTAGGATTGTTAAAAGGAGACGTTGTAAGGTTTGGTGACGGGCTAAAGGTTCCACATATGGGATGGAATCAGTTAGTGAAGGGAGTAGATGATCCGATCGGAAAAGATGTGGAAGGAGAGTATGTATACTTTGTACATTCTTATTATGTTAAGCCACAAAAAAATGAAGAGGTAGTTTTTTGGACAGATTATGGCGTAAAAGTTCCAGCAGTTGTTCGAAAAGGGAATATATTAGGTATGCAATTTCATCCTGAAAAAAGTGGGGAAACAGGTATGAAGTTGTTGAGAAACTTTGGGGAGTTGATAAAATGATTGTTTTTCCAGCCATTGACATTCGTGGTGGTAAATGTGTAAGGCTAACACAAGGCAAATTTGATCAAGAGAATGTATATAGTGAAAATCCAGTTGAAATTGCTTTGAAGTGGGAGGAAAAAGGTGCTAAATATATTCATTTAATAGACCTTGATGGTGCTTTGTATGGTATTTCTATGAATAGGGATATAATAAAAAAAATTATTAAATCAGTAAATATACCTGTACAGTTAGGGGGAGGAATAAGAACAATATATGATATTGAAAATGTATTAAAATTAGGTGTAAGTAGAGTTATTTTAGGGACTTCAGCAGTAAAAGAAGAAGGATTGGTTAAAGAAGCATTATCCCGTTTTAATGAACAAATTGCTGTATCTATAGATGCAAAAAATGGATATGTAGCTATTGACGGATGGACAAAGGTAAGTGATATAAAAGCTATAGATTTTGCAAAACAACTAGAAAAGATGGGATTAAAAACATTAATTTATACAGATATTGCAAAGGATGGTATGCTGTTAGGTCCAAATTTTGAAGAAATAGAAAGATTAAAAGAAAATGTAGGTATAAATATTATCGCATCTGGAGGAATTAGCAGCAAAGAAAATGTTATGAAATTAAAAAAAATAGGTGTATATGGTGCTATTATTGGAAAAGCATTATATACAGGAGATATAGAACTTGAAGATTTATAGGGGGAGTTAGCATGCTCGCAAAAAGGATTATTCCCTGTTTAGATGTCAATCGAGGAAGGGTTGTAAAGGGTAAAAAGTTTCAAAATCTTATTGATGTAGATGATCCAGTAAAATTAGCCAAATTCTACAGTGATGCAGGTGCAGATGAATTGGTATTTTATGATATAACTGCATCTAATGAAGAAAGAAATATATTTTTAAAGGTTGTAGAAAAGACAGCTGAAGAAGTATATATTCCTTTTACAGTAGGGGGAGGTATTAGAACAGTAGATGATTTTACAGCAGTATTAAGAGCGGGTGCAGATAAGGTATCTGTTAATTCAGCAGCAGTGAAAAAGCCAAGCATCATTCGTGATGCAGCATTAAAATTCGGAAGACAGTGCGTAGTTTTGTCAATAGATGCAAAAAAAAATAATGAAGGATTTTGGACAGTGTATATAAATGGTGGAAGAGTGGACACAAAAATGGATGCAGTAAAATGGGCAATTGAAGGAGAAAAATTAGGTGCTGGTGAAATTGTTATAAATAGTATTGATACTGATGGTGTTAAAGATGGTTATGATATAGAAATAACTAAAATAATATCAGAAAGTGTAAATATTCCAGTAGTAGCTTCTGGAGGAGCAGGAAAAAAAGAAGATTTTTTAAAAGTATTAGATAAAGGATGTGCTGATGCAGCACTAGCAGCATCGGTTTTTCATTACAAAGAGATAAAAATTAGTGAGTTAAAAGAATATCTTTATGATAATGGTATATCAATCAGGAGGATAATATGATGCTGAATATAGATATCAAGTTTGATGAAAAAGGTTTAGTACCTGCAATTATTCAAGATATAAAAACAAAAAAAGTTTTGATGTTGGCATATATGAATCAAGAAGCTTTTCAAAAGACTTTGGAAACAAAAAAAACATGGTTTTACAGTAGAAGCAGAAAAAAACTATGGAATAAAGGGGAAACATCAGGAAATTATCAGATAGTAAAAAAAATAAGCTATGATTGTGACAAAGATACATTACTAATAGAAGTTGTTCCTTTAGGAAATGCTTGTCATACAGGTGAAGAGAGCTGTTTTTTTAATAATATATTTCAAGAAGATGAAGCATCCAATCATTATGAAATATTTAAAAAATTATATGAGCGAATTCAAGAAAGAAAAGAAAAACCAATAGATAATTCTTATACAAATTATCTATTCGAGAAAGGAATAGACAAAATTTTAAAAAAAGTTGGAGAAGAAACAAGTGAAGTGATCATTGCTGCAAAAAATGATAATAAGGATGAAATTATATATGAGGTTTCTGATTTAATCTATCATATTTTTGTACTTTTGGTAAATAATCAGATTACTATTGATGATATAAAACAGGAATTATGGAATAGGTATAAATAGAAAAGAAAATTCATTAAGAAGGGAAAGTAGGTGAACAGGCTGTTCATCTACTTATTTTTGTAGTAAAATTAAAAGATATTCTATATAATGATTGATAAGAATCAAAATTTTCAATATATACAATAATATATATATGGTTTATTTAATAGTGTTTTACTATATTTAGGAGGTTAAAATGGAAATTTATAGGGAGATTTATTTAGATAAAAATTCACCTCAACATTTATATATGCAATTATTTCAGAAAATACGTCAACTAATTATTGAAGAAAAATTAAAGGCAAATCAAAAGCTCCCACCTATTAGACAATTAGCAAATGCACTTGGTGTTAATACTAGCACTATTGTGAATGCTTACAGTCTTTTAGAAAAGGAAGGGTTTGTATATAAGAAAATTGGAAGTGGTACTTTTGTTTCAGCAAAGCAAGATGATGATTTGTCTGATGAATTGCTAAAAAAATATCCTTTAGATGAAGATATTCGATTAATGGATAGAGGACAAATTCAAATAAAAGAAAATATGATTAGTTTTGCGAGTGCAACACCTACTTCAGATCTGTTTCCTGTTGAAGATTTTAAAATTCTTTTGAATGAGGTTCTTGATAGAGATAAAGGGGATGCTTTTGGTTATCAGGAAAGCCAAGGATATTATCCTCTTAGAGAATCTTTAGTAAATTATTTGGAAGAAATAAACATTAAAACGAAGCCAGAAAATATTCAGATTATTTCTGGAGCTCAACAAGGAATAGATGTCATTTCGAAAGCATTAATAGATTATAAAGATACGATTATTGTAGAAAGTCCTACTTATACAGGAGCAATTGGAACATTTAGATCAAGAGGAGCTAAAATTATTAGCGTACCTATTTTAAATGATGGTGTTGATATAAAAATATTAGAAGAGAAAATACAAGAGTACAAACCGAAATTAATTTATTTAATGCCAAATTTTCAAAATCCTACAGGATATTCTTATAGCAAAGAAAAGAAGTTAAAAATTATAGATTTAGCTGAAAAATACAATACATTAATTGTTGAAGATGATTACTTAAGTGATTTAAGTTTTTATAGTGAGGACAATACTACTTTAAAAAGTCTCGATAGAAATGACTCTGTTATTTATATTAAAAGTTTTTCTAAAATTTTTATGCCAGGATTAAGATTAGGGTTTTTAGTAATACCAAAAAAAATACACCATAGAATACTTGCAGCAAAGCATACATCAGATATTTCAACATCAGGATTAAACCAAAGGGTATTTGATTTGTATTTAAGAAAGGGCATATGGAAAAAGCACATTAGATATATGGAAAAAATATACAAAGAGCGTTTTGATGTTATGAAGAGTTGTATTGATAAATACTTTAAAGATATTGAAGTACAGTATTACTTACCTCAGGGTGGATTGAATTTTTGGTTTTCTCTACCTGAAGGATATGATTCAAATAAGCTTTATGTAGAGGCATCAAAAAATAATATTCTTATTTTGCCTGGATCAATATTTTTTATATCTAAAAAAGAAAGTAAATGTTTTAGATTAAGTATTGCTTCTGTATATCCAAAAGATATTGAAATAGGAATAAAGAGTTTATCTAATGTTATTAAAAATTTAATAGAAAAAGATACAAATAAAAGAAAAAGACTAGATACATATACTCCTCTTTTATGATTTTAATTTTTAACAATATAAAATCCTAATACATAAGTTAATAATAAGGAGTCATATGAAAAGGGGGATATGTATGAGGATTGGTGTTCCGAAAGAAATGGCAAATAGTGAATCGAGAGTTGGGATGACACATAAAGAGGTTGAAGAACTAACAAAAGCAGGACATGAAGTATATGTTTGCAGTGGTGCTGGAGAGAATAGTGGCGTAACAGATGAAATGTATAAAGTGGCAGGTGCTCATATTTTATATGAAGTAAAGGAAGTTTATGAAAAATCGGATTTCATTGTAAAAGTAAAACCACCAACTAGTGTGGAGCTTGGGTATTTAAAAACAGGTCAAATTATCTTTTGTTATGTATTACCTGAGAAAAATGAAGAACTAACACGTATACTATTAAAAAAAAGAATAGCAGCAATAGGATATGAAATGGTTACAGATAAACAAGGAAGCAAGCCATTAAAAATTCCTATGAGTGAAATTGCTGGTAAAATGGCAGTTTTTAATGGCTTGAAATTTTTGCAGACGATCCATGGAGGTAAA includes:
- the hisB gene encoding imidazoleglycerol-phosphate dehydratase HisB; protein product: MRKAEIKRKTKETDILLLLNLDGKGNAEIDTGIGFFNHMLDLMCKHGFLDIKLKCIGDIDVDNHHTVEDIGIVLGKGLKQAIKDKKGITRYATVFTPMDEALSMVSVDFSGRSYLHFGVNFEREYVGKFETELVEEFFRAFVNNAEITLHINLQYGKNTHHIVESIFKGLGRAIDKATMVLDRIDGVLSTKGYL
- the hisH gene encoding imidazole glycerol phosphate synthase subunit HisH, translating into MIAIIDYGVGNLKSVYKALIKLGFKAQITAKEEDINKSNGIILPGVGAFRDAINHLIDSGLIDCLKKNIYSGKPILGICLGMQLLYDKSYEDGEWDGLGLLKGDVVRFGDGLKVPHMGWNQLVKGVDDPIGKDVEGEYVYFVHSYYVKPQKNEEVVFWTDYGVKVPAVVRKGNILGMQFHPEKSGETGMKLLRNFGELIK
- the hisA gene encoding 1-(5-phosphoribosyl)-5-[(5-phosphoribosylamino)methylideneamino]imidazole-4-carboxamide isomerase: MIVFPAIDIRGGKCVRLTQGKFDQENVYSENPVEIALKWEEKGAKYIHLIDLDGALYGISMNRDIIKKIIKSVNIPVQLGGGIRTIYDIENVLKLGVSRVILGTSAVKEEGLVKEALSRFNEQIAVSIDAKNGYVAIDGWTKVSDIKAIDFAKQLEKMGLKTLIYTDIAKDGMLLGPNFEEIERLKENVGINIIASGGISSKENVMKLKKIGVYGAIIGKALYTGDIELEDL
- the hisF gene encoding imidazole glycerol phosphate synthase subunit HisF, which produces MLAKRIIPCLDVNRGRVVKGKKFQNLIDVDDPVKLAKFYSDAGADELVFYDITASNEERNIFLKVVEKTAEEVYIPFTVGGGIRTVDDFTAVLRAGADKVSVNSAAVKKPSIIRDAALKFGRQCVVLSIDAKKNNEGFWTVYINGGRVDTKMDAVKWAIEGEKLGAGEIVINSIDTDGVKDGYDIEITKIISESVNIPVVASGGAGKKEDFLKVLDKGCADAALAASVFHYKEIKISELKEYLYDNGISIRRII
- the hisIE gene encoding bifunctional phosphoribosyl-AMP cyclohydrolase/phosphoribosyl-ATP diphosphatase HisIE — translated: MMLNIDIKFDEKGLVPAIIQDIKTKKVLMLAYMNQEAFQKTLETKKTWFYSRSRKKLWNKGETSGNYQIVKKISYDCDKDTLLIEVVPLGNACHTGEESCFFNNIFQEDEASNHYEIFKKLYERIQERKEKPIDNSYTNYLFEKGIDKILKKVGEETSEVIIAAKNDNKDEIIYEVSDLIYHIFVLLVNNQITIDDIKQELWNRYK
- the pdxR gene encoding MocR-like pyridoxine biosynthesis transcription factor PdxR, with amino-acid sequence MEIYREIYLDKNSPQHLYMQLFQKIRQLIIEEKLKANQKLPPIRQLANALGVNTSTIVNAYSLLEKEGFVYKKIGSGTFVSAKQDDDLSDELLKKYPLDEDIRLMDRGQIQIKENMISFASATPTSDLFPVEDFKILLNEVLDRDKGDAFGYQESQGYYPLRESLVNYLEEINIKTKPENIQIISGAQQGIDVISKALIDYKDTIIVESPTYTGAIGTFRSRGAKIISVPILNDGVDIKILEEKIQEYKPKLIYLMPNFQNPTGYSYSKEKKLKIIDLAEKYNTLIVEDDYLSDLSFYSEDNTTLKSLDRNDSVIYIKSFSKIFMPGLRLGFLVIPKKIHHRILAAKHTSDISTSGLNQRVFDLYLRKGIWKKHIRYMEKIYKERFDVMKSCIDKYFKDIEVQYYLPQGGLNFWFSLPEGYDSNKLYVEASKNNILILPGSIFFISKKESKCFRLSIASVYPKDIEIGIKSLSNVIKNLIEKDTNKRKRLDTYTPLL